A portion of the Cyanobium sp. PCC 7001 genome contains these proteins:
- a CDS encoding AbrB family transcriptional regulator, with the protein MLTGSELLAKVKELGDVTKSEIVRACGYVSTKKDGGERLNFTAFYEALLEAKGVELGGSGKVGKGGRKLSYVATVQGNGNLLIGKAYTALLDLKPGDEFEIKLGRKQIRLIPAGSTDEDED; encoded by the coding sequence ATGCTCACCGGATCTGAACTGCTCGCCAAGGTCAAGGAACTTGGTGATGTGACCAAATCGGAGATCGTCCGCGCCTGCGGTTACGTCTCCACCAAGAAGGATGGGGGAGAGCGCCTCAACTTTACGGCGTTCTATGAAGCCCTGCTGGAGGCCAAGGGTGTTGAGCTCGGCGGTTCCGGCAAGGTCGGCAAGGGTGGACGCAAGCTCAGCTACGTGGCCACCGTTCAGGGCAACGGCAACCTGCTGATCGGCAAGGCCTACACCGCCCTGCTGGACCTGAAGCCCGGTGACGAGTTCGAGATCAAGCTGGGCCGCAAGCAGATCCGCCTCATCCCCGCCGGCTCCACCGACGAAGACGAGGATTGA
- a CDS encoding c-type cytochrome, whose protein sequence is MQSWFRRAAVALLIIGLVVSLPVQAASAALPAADGARLFENHCAGCHLNGGNIIRRRKTLRLAALERQGVASEQAIAAIAAAGVGQMGGYGDVLGDDGVVAVARWVWEQAQAGWPRS, encoded by the coding sequence ATGCAGTCCTGGTTCAGACGCGCCGCCGTGGCGCTGCTCATCATCGGTCTGGTTGTGTCGCTTCCGGTGCAGGCCGCTTCAGCAGCGCTGCCTGCGGCCGATGGAGCCAGGCTGTTTGAGAATCATTGCGCCGGTTGTCACCTCAACGGCGGCAACATCATCCGCCGCCGCAAGACTCTCCGGCTGGCTGCCCTGGAGCGCCAGGGGGTGGCTTCGGAGCAGGCGATCGCGGCCATCGCCGCGGCCGGTGTGGGCCAGATGGGTGGCTACGGCGATGTGCTCGGAGACGACGGCGTTGTGGCCGTGGCCCGCTGGGTGTGGGAGCAGGCCCAGGCGGGCTGGCCGCGCAGCTGA